Genomic window (Mycolicibacterium smegmatis):
GAGATCCGCGCCCGGCGTCTCGACCACACCCGCGGCCTCGTGCCCCAGCAGCATCGGCACCGGACGCACCCGGTTGCCGTCGACGACCGACAGATCCGAGTGGCACAGCCCGGCGGACTCGATGCGCACCAGCAGTTCATCCGGACCCGGATCGGCGAGGTCGAGTTCGGAGATGGTCAGTGGCCGGGATTCGGCGTAGGGACGGGGTGCACCGATGCGTTCGAGGACGGCTCCGCGGATCTTCATGGGAACCAGCCTGCCTCGACTGCAAGACTTCAGCCATGACCCGTCGCGACGAGCCCACGCCCACCGGCCGAGAATTTCCCGTGCACTGGCCCGTGGGCACGCGGTGGACCGACAACGACATGTTCGGCCACCTCAACAACGCGGTCTACTACGAGCTGTTCGACACCGCGATCAACGCGTGGATCCAGACGAGCTGCGACGTCGACCCGGTCACCGCGCCGTGGCTCGGCGTCGTCGCCGAATCGGGCTGCCGCTATTTCACCGAGCTGAAGTTCCCCGGCAGGCTCGTCGTGGGCCTTGCGGTGAGCCGGCTGGGCACCAGCAGCGTGACCTATCGACTCGCGCTGTTCGCAGAAGACGCGGCAGACGAGCCGGTCGCGGCCGTCGGGCACTGGGTGCACGTG
Coding sequences:
- a CDS encoding acyl-CoA thioesterase, encoding MTRRDEPTPTGREFPVHWPVGTRWTDNDMFGHLNNAVYYELFDTAINAWIQTSCDVDPVTAPWLGVVAESGCRYFTELKFPGRLVVGLAVSRLGTSSVTYRLALFAEDAADEPVAAVGHWVHVYVDRHTRRPVPIPDAIRDLLASAAGR